One genomic window of Cygnus olor isolate bCygOlo1 chromosome 3, bCygOlo1.pri.v2, whole genome shotgun sequence includes the following:
- the TAF5L gene encoding TAF5-like RNA polymerase II p300/CBP-associated factor-associated factor 65 kDa subunit 5L, giving the protein MKRVRTEQIQMAVSCYLKRRQYVDSEGPLKQGLRLCQTAEEMAANLTVQSESGCANVVSAAPCLAEPQQYEVQFGRLRNFLTDSDSQHSHEVMPLLYPLFVYLHLNMVQNGLKSTVDSFYSRFHGMFLQNASQKDIIEQLQTTMTIQDILSNLKLRAFLDNKYVIRLQEDSYNYLLRYLQSDNNNALCKVLTLHIHLDVQPAKRTDYQLYAGGSSSRNESNGLEPSEVPASILQNEAALDLLQDSIKRVKDGPPSLTTICFYAFYNTEQLLNTAEISPNSKLLAAGFDNSCVKLWSLRSRKLKSEPHLVDVSRIRLACDILDEEEEEDDSAGTEMKILRGHCGPVYSTRFLSDSSGLLSCSEDMSIRYWDLGSFTNTVLYQGHAYPVWDLDISPCSLYFASGSHDRTARLWSFDRTYPLRIYAGHLADVDCVKFHPNSNYLATGSTDKTVRLWSTQQGNSVRLFTGHRGPVLALAFSPNGKYLASAGEDQRLKLWDLASGTLYKELRGHTDNITSLTFSPDSSLIASASMDNSVRVWDIRNTYCNAPADGSSSELVGVYTGQMNNVLSVQFMACNLLLVTGIAQENQEH; this is encoded by the exons ATGAAACGCGTACGCACAGAACAGATTCAGATGGCGGTGTCCTGCTACCTCAAGCGCCGTCAGTATGTGGACTCAGAAGGTCCCCTAAAACAAGGGCTGAGGCTGTGTCAGACTGCTGAAGAGATGGCAGCTAATCTCACAG tCCAATCTGAATCTGGTTGTGCCAACGTTGtgtctgcagctccctgcctggcgGAGCCACAGCAATATGAAGTACAATTTGGACGATTACGCAATTTTCTCACAG attCAGATTCTCAGCACAGCCATGAAGTGATGCCTCTTCTGTATCCCCTCTTCGTCTACCTCCATCTGAACATGGTCCAGAATGGCCTGAAAAGCACAGTGGACAGTTTTTACAGCCGCTTCCATGGCATGTTCTTGCAGAACGCCAGCCAGAAGGATATCATTGAGCAGTTGCAGACTACCATGACTATTCAAGATATCCTGTCCAACTTGAAGCTCCGGGCTTTTCTGGACAACAAGTACGTCATCCGCCTTCAAGAGGACAGCTACAACTACCTTCTTCGCTACCTCCAAAGTGACAACAACAACGCCCTGTGCAAAGTCCTGACCTTGCACATTCACCTGGATGTGCAGCCCGCCAAGAGGACCGACTACCAGCTCTACGCCGGTGGGAGCTCCTCGCGCAACGAGAGCAACGGCCTGGAGCCCAGCGAGGTGCCGGCTTCCATTCTGCAGAACGAGGCGGCGCTGGATCTACTGCAGGACAGCATTAAGCGCGTCAAGGACGGGCCCCCTTCCTTAACCACCATCTGTTTCTATGCCTTCTATAACACGGAGCAGTTGCTGAACACGGCCGAGATTTCACCGAACAGCAAGCTGCTCGCTGCTGGGTTTGATAATTCGTGCGTCAAGCTGTGGAGCCTGCGTTCCAGGAAGTTAAAATCTGAGCCCCACCTCGTCGATGTGTCCCGCATCCGCCTGGCTTGTGACATCCTGGATGAGGAG gaggaagaggatgacAGCGCaggcacagaaatgaagatCCTGAGAGGACACTGCGGGCCTGTGTACAGCACGAGGTTCCTTTCGGACAGTTCAGGGCTCTTATCTTGCTCTGAGGACATGTCCATCAGATACTGGGACCTCGGAAGCTTTACAAACACTGTGTTGTACCAAGGACATGCCTACCCCGTCTGGGATTTGGACATTAGCCCCTGCAGCCTGTACTTTGCCAGCGGTTCCCACGATCGCACGGCAAGGCTCTGGTCGTTCGATCGGACGTACCCGCTGCGGATATATGCGGGCCACTTGGCAGACGTGGACTGCGTCAAGTTCCACCCCAACTCCAATTACTTGGCGACGGGCTCCACGGACAAAACCGTGCGCTTGTGGAGCACTCAGCAAGGCAACTCGGTGCGTCTGTTCACCGGGCACCGCGGCCCCGTGCTAGCGCTCGCGTTTTCCCCCAACGGTAAGTACCTGGCCTCGGCGGGCGAAGACCAGCGGCTAAAGCTGTGGGACTTGGCTTCGGGAACTCTCTACAAAGAACTGAGGGGCCACACGGACAACATAACCAGCCTTACTTTTAGCCCCGACAGTAGCTTAATCGCTTCGGCCTCGATGGACAATTCCGTCCGGGTCTGGGACATCCGGAACACTTACTGCAACGCCCCTGCGGATGGGTCTTCCAGTGAACTGGTTGGTGTATATACCGGACAGATGAATAATGTACTGAGCGTACAGTTTATGGCCTGTAATCTTCTTCTAGTGACTGGAATTGCACAAGAAAATCAggaacattaa